The sequence GAACGCAGCGAATTGGCCGGGCACCACCGGCGTGTCATCCCACTGCTGCGGCTTACCGTCCTCTTCGTAAATCGTTTTGTCCATCCACAGGGTCGCCGCGCTTTGCTGGCGAACTTTATTTAATTCACGGGCATTCGCCAGCTCTTTATTCCAGTCCGGAGTCATGTGGGTGGTTGGCTGTTGCGGCCAGGGTTGCGCCGTCTCAGGCCTGATATTGAGCAGCGACAGCCAGTCGTTTTTTATCAGGGTACAAAAATTAGCGAACTGGAAACCGATCTCATCCCAAATCAGATCGGGGTGCCAGCCGAAGACACGCATTTGCCCAAAGGTTAAATGGCTTATCTCTTTAGCATCAATATGTTTTAAATAATTCACGAGGATCGGACGTGCCTGCGGATCCTTCATCAGGGGATCAAAAACAGAGCCCGGAAAATTATCCGCATAGATAGCGGGTGGCAGACCTTTTGAGTAAAAGCTGTCAGGTGCCAACAATAAAACCACTTTACTGTTTGCGTTAAGGCTATTTTTAAAACGTGAAAACAGTAAAAATTGTGTTTCATCATCGACAAACGCATCGCCATACGCCACGACGGGTTGGTGTAATTGCTGATTAAAATAATGATAGACCGCGTAATGTTCATCTTCGGAGGTGGCAACTTCAGAGGCACCAATGAAGAAAATGGCATTCCCCTCCAGGGCATGGGAAATGGTGGCAATTTTTTCCGCTTGTTCTTTCGGTGTGCCCGCCATGGATTTGATCAGCGGCTGGAATTTAAGCGGCGGATCAAAGCTGGTCACCAGCGGGTGAATGCTGAGGAATAAAATGGCCAGGGCTGCCATCAGGATATGTAAGCAAAACGTATTTTTGATTTTCATCATTAACCAGTAAGACTACATGGCGGCAATTTTCTAAAATCCGTTAATAACCGGCTTTATAACAATTACACAACAAATGGCCGTCTATTTTGGGGCATTCTATACCAGAGCGATTTAGAAGGATGAGCGTTGCCGTGTAACGGTATGTACAAGTGGGAGAGAGCGACGCGGGGATCGTGGAATGAGCGATTTTTTGCGCAGTTAAACGCCAGGGCGTAGAAATAGAAAAATTCCTGCTTTACAAGGCGCTAATAGATGTTTATAGTGCGCCTCACTTTGGAAGCGTGGCCGAGCGGTTGAAGGCACCGGTCTTGAAAACCGGCGACCCGAAAGGGTTCTAGAGTTCGAATCTCTACGCTTCCGCCAAATTCGAAACCCAGGTCGTTATGCGACCTGGGTTTTTTGTTTGTTAAAACCGCCTTAACCGGGAATTCTGGTGCCGGAGTTACTCCGTCGATACTGCAGCGGCGTCTGACGCATCATCTTTTTAAAGCAGGTAATGAAATAGGTCACCTCGCTAAACCCCACTGCCAGTGCAATGGCGTCAACAGGCTCATCGCTGTACCGTAACAGATCGCAGCTGCTTTTAATCCGCCGGGTCAGCAAATATTCGTGGATGCTACCGCCGGTCTGCTGGCGGAAAATGCGTGAGGTATAGCTTCGCGAGAGCCCCAGGTCGTGCGCTAACCGATCGAGCGAAAACTTGCTGCCATAGTGGGCTTCGACCCAGCTCATTATCCGCGAGGCGACGGTCTGCTGGCGCGGCGGGTAGGGCTGCGGCTGCTCGGGCAGACATGTCATGAGCTGCATCACCAGAAATGCCACCTCGCAGGCCTCGGTCTGCGCGTTGTCCTCCAGGCGCTGAAACTGTTCAAGTATTCTCTCAATAAACGCCGCGTGCGTGCTGAGATCGTAAATTTGTGCCGGGAGATTGCTGGCGGCCAGCGAGGCGAAGCGGGCCTGATGGCGCGGAAAGGTGCTGAGCGCACTTTCGACGACCGATTGCGCAATGTGCATGGTGGTGCGGTGGTAGGGGTTCTTATCGCTATGATCAACCTGCACTTTGTGCAAACGGAAGGGCGGGAAGACAAATAAACGCCCCGGACGGGCGGTGTAGTGCTGATTGTCCACCACCACGATGCCATAACCGCTGGAAATATAGAGCAATTCAACGCACTGATGCCAGTGGTAGTAAACCGCGCTGGTGGTGTACATGCGGTTAAATGAAATGGCCTGCCGATCGAGCGTAATGCGTTCCAGCAGTTGCGTTTCACCCATTTGACCTCCAGGACAACAGATTTAAATTTTTAGACCATCATTTGTAATTTATCCCTCTCTCGATCGACAAAATCCAGCAAAAATGAAATGCCGGTTTAATTTTGTGAGTCTGCTCACTCAGCACCGGGAATAAAAGCGGTTACTCTTCATTCAGACGTCGCACTCGTGGCTTTAAAAAGCCAAATAACAATAACTTATCTCTACCCTCGTGTTATGCGGGAGGACCCTGTGCAACCTGAAAATATTCATGTGGATAACCCACTGACGAGCCGTGATGAGGTACTGCGGCTGGTTAACGATATGCTGAACGCGGTGACGCCTTATTTTAAAAAAGACGCCAGCCGCATTGATTTAGCGAACTTTACCGCTCACTACGGCCAGCAGGTCGCGAGCATGGAAACCTTTTCCCGCCTGCTGTGGGGCATCACGCCATTGTTGGCTGGCGGCAGCGAGCCGCAACACTTCTCTTTCTATTTACAGGCGATAAAAAACGGCACCAATCCGCAGCATGCTGATTACTGGGGCGATGTCGGCCCTTTCGATCAGCGAATCGTCGAAATGGCGGCTTACGGGTTACTGCTGGCGCTGGCGGGCGAAACCGTCTTGGCACATTTCACTGAGACGGAGAAAGAGAATCTATGGCGCTGGCTAAAGCAGTGCGAGACCCAGGATATCCCCGATAACAACTGGCACTTCTTTCCGATTCTGGTGCAGGTTGGCTTCCATTATTGTGGCATGCCGACCCATCCGCAGGCGCTGGAAAATCATTTCGCTGCCATGGAGCACTACTATCTTGGCGATGGCTGGTACTCCGATGGTCCGGGCCGGCCGCGCGACTATTACATCTCGATGGGCTTCCATTTCTATGGACTGATTTACGCGAAGCTAATGGCCGATGTTGATCCAACGCGGTGTGCAACCCTGCGCGATCGCGCCGCGCGTTTCTCCTCTGACTTTATCCATTTCTTTGCCGAAGACGGCGCGGCGATCCCGTTTGGCCGTAGCCTGACCTACCGCTTTGCCGAGGCGGCGTTCTGGAGTGCGGCGGCTTTCGCCGGGCTGGAGGTCTTTTCGCCTGGCGTGATTAAGGGCATCGTGCTGCGCCATCTGCGCTGGTGGCTGAAGCAGCCGATATTCGACCGCGACGGCATACTGAGCGTCGGCTACAGCTACCCGAATCTGGCGATGGCGGAAGACTACAACGCGCCGGGTTCACCGTACTGGGGCCTGAAGACCCTGCTGGTACTGGCATTAGATGAGGGCGACGCCTTCTGGCAGGCGGCCGAGCTGCCGCTGCCGCCATTGCCCGCGCAGCACACGATAGCCCACGCGGATCAGGTGGTGGTGCATCAGGCCGATCACCTGTGGATGCTGACGTCCGGCCAGCTGGAGCTGAACAACTTCGTGAATACCGAAGCGAAATACTGCAAATTTGCCTATTCCACCCGCTTTGGCTTCACCCTCGAACGCGGGCGCTACGGCCTGAACCATGCCGCACCCGATTCGATGCTGCTGCTGGCCGAAAAAGATAACTACTGGCGTGGTCGCCGTGAATGCCAGCACGTGGTCACCGCTGACGGCACCATTTACAGCCGCTGGCTGCCGTGGCGCGACGTGGTGATTGAGAGCTGGCTGCTGGCGCTGGGCGACTGGCAACTGCGCGTCCATCGTATCAATACTCAACGCGCGCTGGATTGCGCGGAAGGGGGCTTTAGCCTCGCGAACCGCCCACAGCCGCAGGCGCAGGAGATGGAAAGCGCCTGCTGGTTACGCAATGCCCAGGATGCCTCAGCCATTTTCTGTTTACATCCGCACGCCCGCCGCGGCGAAACGGTGGTGACGCCGCCAAACAGTAATCTGTTGTTTGCCGAGCGCGCGGCAGTGCCGCTGCTGCGCGGTGAACTCGACCCCGGCACGCATTTGCTGACAAGCGCGGTGTGGGCGGGAAATGCCGCAGGCTTCGATCCGCAACACTGCCCGCAGGCCTTCATTAGCGATGACGCGGTACGCTTCGTGATGGCACGACAAGAAACGACGCTCGTTCTGGCCCCGGAGACATCGCTATGAGCACATCATCGTCCGTACGCGCCGCACAGTACAAAATGAGTACCTTTATTTTTCTCTACTTCTTCACCTGGTCATCCAGCTTTGGCCTGTACGCCTTGTGGCTGAGCCAGAAAGTGGGCCTCGATAGCATCACTATCGGCAGCGTGTTCGCCATCAATGGCGTCTTCGCGGTTGTCCTGAAGCCGGTGTATGGCTACATCATGGACAAAATCGGCATGAGCAAGTGGCTGCTCTATTTTGTCTGCGCCATTTCTGCGCTGATGGCACCGTTTTTTGCGCTGGTATACCAGCCGCTGCTGGAAAGCCATGCGATGGCCGGGATTATCATCGGCGCGCTGTATCTGAGCCTGGGCTGGTACGCTGGCGTGGCGGCGTCTGAATCTTACGCTGACCGCTTTAGCCGCCTGTACGGGCTGGAGTTTGGCCGCATCAGAATGTGGGGTTCGCTGGGCTGGGCGATGGCGGCTTCGGTCTCCGGGCTGTTGTTTAACGTCACGCCGCTGGCCAACTTTCTGCTCAGCAGCGGTACCTCGGTACTGATGCTGCTGGTGCTGATTAGCCTCAAAATCGGCGATGAGCAGCTGCGTAATAACAGCGTTATTTCCGCCAATAAGATTGTCTTCGCCGATGTGCTGATGCTCCTGAAAAACCGCAAATTCTGGATGTTCAGCCTCTACGTCGCCGGGGTGGCGTGGATGATGTTTATCGCCGAACAGCAATTCCCGCGCTACTTCGTATCATTCTTCGCCACCAAAGAGCAGGGAAATGCCTGGTACGGCTACCTGAGCACCGTCCAGTCGGGTATGGAATTCCTGATGATGATGTGTATCCCGTGGCTGGTGAATCACTACGGCGCCAAGCGCGGCCTGGTGTTCTGCGGCTGCGTGGTCGGGGCTCGGCTGATCGCCTCCGGACTCACCAGTGACCCGATAGTGATCTCTATCATCAAACCGTTTTATGGCGTCGAGATCGCGCTGCTGCTGATCTCGGTCTTTAAATACATCGCCGAACACTTCCATCGTCGGATTAACGCCACGATGTACCTGCTGGGCTACCAGGCGATGATTTACGTGGGGTCGATTGTGGTCGCCCCACCTGCTGGCTATCTGTACGACAAGATAGGCTTTGAGCATACCTATCTGCTGATGGGCTGCTGCGCCCTGATATTTACGCTGATTTCCGCCTTTACGCTGTCGCGCTGCCAGTCTAAGTGCGATGTCTCACGCCCCTTTGCTCCGGCATTAGATTCCGCCCCGGTTGAACCGGCCAAACATTAATTCAGGAGTTGTTATGACCAAATCTGTTATCACCGAAGCGCTGCGGCCGATCGAACTGCATCAGGTCGATCGCCTGGCCCTGAGCCAGAAGCTGGAAGCGGCGTTAACCCGCGTAACGCGCAAGCTCGACAAAAATATTGTTGCCTTCGGCGATAAATTCCCCGGCGAAGCCTGTGAGAAGGGCGTCTGGCCGCGCACCGATAACGTGGAATGGACCACCAGTTTTTGGCCAGGCCAGCTGTGGCTGGCGTGGGAGATGACGGGCAAAGCGCATTATCGTGACGCCGCCGAGCGCTATTTATCGTCGTTCGCCCGGCGTATTGAGCAGCGTATCGACACGGCAACGCACGATCTTGGTTTTCTCTATTCGCTCTCCTGCATCAGCGCCTGGCGCCTCACCGGCAACGAAGCCGCTCGCCGGTCGGCGCTGCTGGCAGCCGAGCGCCTGATGGAGCGTTTTAACCCAACGGCCAGGATTATCCAGGCATGGGGTGATTTAAACGACCCGGAGCAGCAGGGGCGAATGATCATCGACTGCAACATGAACCTGCCGCTGCTGTACTGGGCCAGCGAACAGACCGGGGATCCGCGCTATGCGCAAGCGGCGACGGCTCACGCCGGACAGGCTGCGAACTTTATCGTGCGGGAAGATGCCTCGACGTATCACACATACTATATGGATGTGCAGACGGGTGAGCCGCGCTTTGGTAATACCCATCAGGGCTACAGCGACACCTCGTGCTGGTCGCGCGGGCAGGCATGGGGCATTTACGGCTTCCTGCTCAGCTATCAGCACACCGGCGATAAGCAGATGGTTGAGCTGTCACGCAGTCTGGCACATTACTTCCTCAACCGTTTGCCGGAAGATGATGTGTGCCACTGGGATCTGGCGCTGCTCGGCACCGACGCCGTGCGCGACAGTTCAGCGGCGGCGATTGCCGCTTGCGGTCTGCTGGAGCTGGTCAAGGCGCTGCCGACGCTCGACGCAAACCGTGCGTATTACGAAGAGATGGCGCTGCGTATTGCGCTGTCGCTGACCGATAACTACCTTGCCCACGACGACGATCCGACCGAAGGGCTGCTGTAACACTCGGTTTATCATATGGGCAGCGGCAAGGGGGTCGATCAGTGCTGTAGCTGGGGAGACTATTTCTATCTCGAGCTGCTGGCGCGGCTGCGACAGATTTGGCACCCGTACTGGTAACCCTGAAGCCATGGAGAGCAAAATGAAAAGCGTAGCCGTGCTATTGGCCCCCGGTTTTGAAGAGGGGGAAGCGATCGTCACCATTGATATCCTGCGTCGCCTGAATATTACGGTGCAGACGATTGCCTGCGGCGAGAGCCGCGAAGTGGTGAGCTATCACGCCATCTCAATGGTGGCGGACAGCACCCTCAAAGCCAGTTTCGATTGCACCTTTGACGCCGTGGTGTTACCGGGCGGCCCGGAGGGCAGCGTTAACCTGGCGAAAAGCGCGGAGGTCATCGCCTTCGTCCGCCGCCACGATGAAATGGGCAAATATATCTGCCCGATTTGTTCCGCCGCCGCCCGTGTGCTGGGCGGTAACGGGCTGCTGAAGGGGCGCCGCTACGTCTGTTCCGGCGATCTGTGGAAAACAGTCAGCGAGGGCAGGTACGTCGATGCCGAGGTGGTGGAAGACGGCAATCTGCTGAGCGGTCGCGGCCTGGGTAACGTATTTGATTTCGCCTTTACCCTGGCGGCGCGATTACAGGGCGATGATGCCCTGGCGCGCGAGCAGGCCAGCCATATTGAGTACGCGTGGCAGGATAGCGATCCCGTTTACGGGCTGGCAAAAAGCGATGTGTGAGTTTCGCCCGGCGGCGCTACGCTTGCACGGACCTACAATGAATAGTGCAATATATTGATATTGTTACGGATTGTAGGCCGGGTAAGCACAGCGCCACCCGGCAAGAAGGGCCGCTAAAATGTTGATGTCGTTTTACAGCCCAATCACCAGCTCCCCCGAATGGCTCCGCGAGCAGCAGAGCGCCACCTGCTGGTTTGTTGCGCCTTTTTCCGCCTCCGACTGCACGCTGTCCCGGTGATCCACCACGCCGTCAATCACCGGCGTCAGGCAGGCGCCGCAGATCCCCATTTCACAGGACAGCGGTACGTCTACGCCGTTTGCCTGTAAGACCTGGGCAATGGTCTTATCCGCAGGCACCGGCCAGCGCTCCCCGGTGGAGGCCAGTTTAACGGTAAAGATCTCGCCGGTTTCATGACCAGCGGCAGGCGCAGCAGGCTGAAACGCCTCGCTGTGAATGTGGGCGTTATCCCATCCCTTCGTCTTTGCCACATTGCGGACTTTCTCCATAAAACCCGCAGGTCCGCACACCCAGGCATGCAGTCCCGCTTCCGGTATGGGGAGATGTTCTGCCAGCGCTGAGCGGGGGCTGAGGGTATGAATGATGCACTCACCGTACTTTGAGAGTTCCTGAACAAACGCCGCGCTTTCGCGATTTTTAACGTAATAATGCAGCGTAAACGGCGTTCCGGCCGCCTTCAGCTGCAGGGCCATCGCAAACAGCGGCGTAATGCCAATGCCCGCAGCCAGGAGTAAAACCCGCTCTGCCTGAACGAGCGGGAACAGATTGCGTGGGGTGGAGATCGTGAGTTTCTGTCCAGGCCGCAGCGTCTCGTGAACGTAGCGCGACCCGCCGCGCGAGGCGGTTTCGCGCCCCACGCAGATAAGATACCCTTCGTCCTCACAGGCTCCGGTCAGGGAATACTGGCGCACCAGGCCGCAGGGCAGGTGTACATCAATATGCGCGCCGGGCTGCCACGCCGGTAGCGCGGCGCCGTTTTCCGCCACCAGCCTGACGGCGAGGCTTTTATCCCCCTCACGCCACAGCCCATCAACGATAACGCTCAACATATTGGCCTCCGTCATACCAGGAAAAATTCGCCGAATCCCATCTTTTTCAGTCCCCGACGGTAGGCAATCGAGCTTTTATCCGCCGGGATATGGGCTTCGAGCGTCAGATCCAGCGGCAGGCTTTCCGGGCGCTGGGTTTCGACCATCAGACGGTCTTCTTCAAAAATACGCAGATTGAAGGCATGCACATCTTCCACCGGAATATGCAGATCGAAGTTGCGCGCGATAGGGGCGAACATCCGGGTCACCCGCGATGATACCGGCGACGCGGCGTTCATAATCACCAGTCGGGATTCCCCCGGGAAATGGATCGTCAGCGTGGCGGTAAACGGCAGATGCATTTCAAAATGACGCAGCCACTGGAAGCCCTCCGGAGCCTGGACGTCTGAACTGGCGGGATAGTTGCTCACGGAACTCCAGTAATCGGCCACGAAACCGAACGGCGTCTCCTGCGGCTGATAGGTGGGAACCAGCTGATTATTGGGATCGGCAAAGGTATCGGTGTGGATCCAGGCAAAGTGCGCTACGTCCAGAAATCCTTCCACCTGGCGACCGGCGAAGCCATTCACCTCGAACGCCGGGCAGTTAATCTGCTGGAATCCGTCGTCATCCCAGTGCGGCATGGCGGGCAGCGGTACCGGATTATCCGGGTCAAAGGCCAGACAGGTCCAGATCAGGCCAAAGCGCTCCTCCACGGCGTAGTTAATCAGGTTCAGCTTCGCCGGAACGGGCTGGTCGGGGCTGGACGGGATACGGTTGCAGCGCCCGTCCTCTCCGAAGCGTAAGCCGTGGTACGGACAAATAATGCCGTGCTCATCGTGAAAGCCCAGCGTCAGCGGCACGCCACGGTGCGGACAGACATCCCGGGCGACCACGACCTGGTCGTTAATCCGGTAAATGACCAGCTGTTCATCCAGCAGGGTTGCTTTAACCGGTGCCGGGCCGATGTCGCAGGCGCGTGCAACCGGATGCCAGCATTTCGCCAGGCGCAGCCAGTCCTCTGGCTCAAAAGTACAGTGGGCGGGTGGAGTCGGTTCTCTTTTCATCGTTGTCCCTCTTGTTCAGCCTAACGGGCCGCCCTGAATGGTTTCGCACAGACCGTTGATGATGCGCTCCCCGGTCTCCTCTTTCAGCTCCTGATACCAGGCCTGCGTCAACGTCATGTCTTTGCCGTGGGTGACGTCGCAGCGTTTGCGCGCCTTCAGCACCAGGTCACGCACCCGGTCGCAGCGCAGCGCTTCGTACTGTCGCAGCGCCAGCGTAATGTTGTGGTTCTCTCGCAGGCATTCGCCCAGCACCACGGCATCTTCCATCGCTGCACAGCCGCCCTGGCCGATATCCGGCGTGGTGCTGTGCCCGGCATCGCCGAGCAGCGCGACGTTGCCGCGCACCAGGGTATCGAACGGTTCGATGTCGTGGATTTCAATCCGGTTAGTGGTGTCAGGATCGAGCGCGGCGATAAGCTTTTGCACCGGCGGCGCCCAGCCGCGGAAGTAGCCCGTAAGATCGGCACGCAGGGTAGTGCGATCTTCTGCCAGACCCGCAGGGAGCGGCACGTCAAAGAAGAAGTAGAAGCGTCCGCCGGAGACGGGCATCAGCGATACGCGTTTGCCCTCACCAACGAAGGTGGTCCACTGGTGCGCCGGGGCAATCTCTTCATCAATCTTCACCAGCCCGTTCCAGTTCACGTAACCGGCGTAGCGGCGCTCCGGCGTATACCCCAGCACATACGGACGAACCGCCGAGTGGCTGCCGTCGGCGGCAATCAGAAAATCCCCGGTTGCCGCGGTGCCATCGGTGAAGGTGACGCTCACGCCCGCGTCATCTTCCCGGACACGTTCGACGCGCTTGCCAAACTGCACGTTATCGCGCCCCCAGAAGTCCAGCATTTCGCGCTGAAGTTCCGCGCGCGAGACGGGGCAGGGACGCCCGCCGGTGCGCTCGACCAGCGGCGCGAGGCTAAAGCGGGTCAGGGTATCGCCGCGCCGGTAATCTTTGTAGGCCATAAAACGCATCGGCCCGCCGTACGTCTCGATGATGTCGCCCATGCCGAGGTGCTGCATGCATTTCACGCCGTTAGGCCAGATGGAGATGGCCGCTCCGACGGGCTTGATCGCTTTGACGGCTTCAAACACGGTACAGTCGATGCCCGCTTTCTTCAGCGCAACAGCGGCGCTCAGGCCGCCAATTCCCGCACCAATAACGATTGCTTTCATGCTTCTCTCCTTTTGCAGGGTGTAAAGCCATTCAGCAATTTGCGTACCAGGCTGCAACGGGGTGAAAACGGCGTTGTGAAGGGCAGGTTTGCACTGCTAAGGTGCGCAGACGCGGTGAGCTTGCCTTTTTTTGAATCAAAAATTTCCAGTTAAGCTATACGGAATCAACTGTTTCACACTCAGGCAAGGAGTGGCGTGGTTTGTGCAATGACCTGAAAGAGGATAATCAAGGAGATACTATGATCGCACTGCACGACTTTAATAGGCTTCCTGAGAAAGAGGCTCTCGCGCGGCTCCACCCCTGCGTGGCGATCCCCGGCTGGGCTGAAGCCCTGGTACGCGGGCGGCCCTATTCCCGCCGGGAAGACGTGTTCAGTACGGCACTGGCGCTGACGCAATGCTGGGATGAGACGGCGTTAACGCTAGCCCTGAGCGCCCATCCGCGTATCGGGGAAAAGCCCGCGGGTTCCCAGGCGGAGGCAGCACTGTCGCGGCAGGAACAGGGCGCGGTGAATGACCGCGATGCTGCCCTGACGCAGGCGTTACGGGAGGGAAACGCCCGCTATGAAGCCCGTTTCGGACGGGTCTTTCTTATCCGCGCGAAGGGCCGCAGCGGAGAAGAGATCTTACAGGCGCTGAACGCGCGGCTGGAAAACAACGATACGCAGGAAGTATTGACCGCGCTGGAACAGCTGCGGGAAATTACGCTGCTGCGGCTGGAAGGAGTCATTAGCGAATGAGCACACTCAGCACCCATATTCTCGATATTTCAACGGGGAAACCCGCCGAGGGCGTGACGGTTCATCTTGAGCGGGACGGGGAGATCATGGCGACTGGCGTCACGAACGCCAGTGGGCGCATCACAGAATTCGTCCCGAACCTGGCAAAAGGCCGCTACCGGCTGGTGGCCGAAATCGGTAAGTGGTTTAGCGACACAGGCCGTGAGACGATCTATCCCTGCGCGCAGATTGAGTTTGTGACGGGAGAATCGGCAGACGAGCATTTCCATCTGCCGTTTGTGATTGCGCCCGGTGGCTGGTCAACCTACCGGGGCAGCTGACCACACCTGCACGCCGTTGACCCAGGTTTCGCTGATGTTGCGCTCATCGCCCAGGGTCATCAGCACAAAGAGCTGCTCGTAAATGTCCTGGCAGCGGCGATTGCGCAGGCGCTGCAGCGGCGTTACGTCCGGGTCGATGACGACGAAATCCGCCTCTTTGCCGGGCGTGAAGTTGCCAATCTTCTCGTCAAGCCGGAGGGCGTGCGCGCCGCCCAGCGTGGCGTGATAAAACGCCTCGCTGGCGCGGAGACGGTAGCTCTGGAGCTGACCCACCTTGTACGCTTCCCCCAGGGTACGCAGCATGCTGAAGGTGGTGCCCGCGCCCACGTCAGTGCCGATGCCCATCCGCACTCTGTGCTGCCAGCAGGCGGGCAGGCGAAACAGCCCGCTACCGAGAAACAGGTTCGAGGTGGGGCAAAACGCCACCGCCGAACCGGTGTCATGCAGGCATTGCCACTCGCTGTGGTGCAGGTGGATGGCGTGGGCAAACACGCTGCGCTCGCCGGTCAGGCCGTAGTGGTGATACACGTCCAGATAGCGTTCATGCTCCGGCCAGAGGTCGTTCA comes from Enterobacter kobei and encodes:
- the hpxD gene encoding molybdenum cofactor-independent xanthine hydroxylase subunit HpxD — protein: MKREPTPPAHCTFEPEDWLRLAKCWHPVARACDIGPAPVKATLLDEQLVIYRINDQVVVARDVCPHRGVPLTLGFHDEHGIICPYHGLRFGEDGRCNRIPSSPDQPVPAKLNLINYAVEERFGLIWTCLAFDPDNPVPLPAMPHWDDDGFQQINCPAFEVNGFAGRQVEGFLDVAHFAWIHTDTFADPNNQLVPTYQPQETPFGFVADYWSSVSNYPASSDVQAPEGFQWLRHFEMHLPFTATLTIHFPGESRLVIMNAASPVSSRVTRMFAPIARNFDLHIPVEDVHAFNLRIFEEDRLMVETQRPESLPLDLTLEAHIPADKSSIAYRRGLKKMGFGEFFLV
- the uraD gene encoding 2-oxo-4-hydroxy-4-carboxy-5-ureidoimidazoline decarboxylase, with the protein product MIALHDFNRLPEKEALARLHPCVAIPGWAEALVRGRPYSRREDVFSTALALTQCWDETALTLALSAHPRIGEKPAGSQAEAALSRQEQGAVNDRDAALTQALREGNARYEARFGRVFLIRAKGRSGEEILQALNARLENNDTQEVLTALEQLREITLLRLEGVISE
- a CDS encoding D-alanyl-lipoteichoic acid biosynthesis protein DltD codes for the protein MKIKNTFCLHILMAALAILFLSIHPLVTSFDPPLKFQPLIKSMAGTPKEQAEKIATISHALEGNAIFFIGASEVATSEDEHYAVYHYFNQQLHQPVVAYGDAFVDDETQFLLFSRFKNSLNANSKVVLLLAPDSFYSKGLPPAIYADNFPGSVFDPLMKDPQARPILVNYLKHIDAKEISHLTFGQMRVFGWHPDLIWDEIGFQFANFCTLIKNDWLSLLNIRPETAQPWPQQPTTHMTPDWNKELANARELNKVRQQSAATLWMDKTIYEEDGKPQQWDDTPVVPGQFAAFRKTVQLLKAHHVQVIAIVDPVNPWALYHTDTFRPYDKQIQSILKENQIPYLDMYAMPYQNGWNWDRLHPTELAWVPMLRFIAQSFK
- a CDS encoding DUF2264 domain-containing protein → MQPENIHVDNPLTSRDEVLRLVNDMLNAVTPYFKKDASRIDLANFTAHYGQQVASMETFSRLLWGITPLLAGGSEPQHFSFYLQAIKNGTNPQHADYWGDVGPFDQRIVEMAAYGLLLALAGETVLAHFTETEKENLWRWLKQCETQDIPDNNWHFFPILVQVGFHYCGMPTHPQALENHFAAMEHYYLGDGWYSDGPGRPRDYYISMGFHFYGLIYAKLMADVDPTRCATLRDRAARFSSDFIHFFAEDGAAIPFGRSLTYRFAEAAFWSAAAFAGLEVFSPGVIKGIVLRHLRWWLKQPIFDRDGILSVGYSYPNLAMAEDYNAPGSPYWGLKTLLVLALDEGDAFWQAAELPLPPLPAQHTIAHADQVVVHQADHLWMLTSGQLELNNFVNTEAKYCKFAYSTRFGFTLERGRYGLNHAAPDSMLLLAEKDNYWRGRRECQHVVTADGTIYSRWLPWRDVVIESWLLALGDWQLRVHRINTQRALDCAEGGFSLANRPQPQAQEMESACWLRNAQDASAIFCLHPHARRGETVVTPPNSNLLFAERAAVPLLRGELDPGTHLLTSAVWAGNAAGFDPQHCPQAFISDDAVRFVMARQETTLVLAPETSL
- a CDS encoding DJ-1/PfpI family protein; protein product: MKSVAVLLAPGFEEGEAIVTIDILRRLNITVQTIACGESREVVSYHAISMVADSTLKASFDCTFDAVVLPGGPEGSVNLAKSAEVIAFVRRHDEMGKYICPICSAAARVLGGNGLLKGRRYVCSGDLWKTVSEGRYVDAEVVEDGNLLSGRGLGNVFDFAFTLAARLQGDDALAREQASHIEYAWQDSDPVYGLAKSDV
- a CDS encoding oligosaccharide MFS transporter, whose amino-acid sequence is MSTSSSVRAAQYKMSTFIFLYFFTWSSSFGLYALWLSQKVGLDSITIGSVFAINGVFAVVLKPVYGYIMDKIGMSKWLLYFVCAISALMAPFFALVYQPLLESHAMAGIIIGALYLSLGWYAGVAASESYADRFSRLYGLEFGRIRMWGSLGWAMAASVSGLLFNVTPLANFLLSSGTSVLMLLVLISLKIGDEQLRNNSVISANKIVFADVLMLLKNRKFWMFSLYVAGVAWMMFIAEQQFPRYFVSFFATKEQGNAWYGYLSTVQSGMEFLMMMCIPWLVNHYGAKRGLVFCGCVVGARLIASGLTSDPIVISIIKPFYGVEIALLLISVFKYIAEHFHRRINATMYLLGYQAMIYVGSIVVAPPAGYLYDKIGFEHTYLLMGCCALIFTLISAFTLSRCQSKCDVSRPFAPALDSAPVEPAKH
- a CDS encoding AraC family transcriptional regulator, with translation MGETQLLERITLDRQAISFNRMYTTSAVYYHWHQCVELLYISSGYGIVVVDNQHYTARPGRLFVFPPFRLHKVQVDHSDKNPYHRTTMHIAQSVVESALSTFPRHQARFASLAASNLPAQIYDLSTHAAFIERILEQFQRLEDNAQTEACEVAFLVMQLMTCLPEQPQPYPPRQQTVASRIMSWVEAHYGSKFSLDRLAHDLGLSRSYTSRIFRQQTGGSIHEYLLTRRIKSSCDLLRYSDEPVDAIALAVGFSEVTYFITCFKKMMRQTPLQYRRSNSGTRIPG
- the hpxO gene encoding FAD-dependent urate hydroxylase HpxO gives rise to the protein MKAIVIGAGIGGLSAAVALKKAGIDCTVFEAVKAIKPVGAAISIWPNGVKCMQHLGMGDIIETYGGPMRFMAYKDYRRGDTLTRFSLAPLVERTGGRPCPVSRAELQREMLDFWGRDNVQFGKRVERVREDDAGVSVTFTDGTAATGDFLIAADGSHSAVRPYVLGYTPERRYAGYVNWNGLVKIDEEIAPAHQWTTFVGEGKRVSLMPVSGGRFYFFFDVPLPAGLAEDRTTLRADLTGYFRGWAPPVQKLIAALDPDTTNRIEIHDIEPFDTLVRGNVALLGDAGHSTTPDIGQGGCAAMEDAVVLGECLRENHNITLALRQYEALRCDRVRDLVLKARKRCDVTHGKDMTLTQAWYQELKEETGERIINGLCETIQGGPLG
- a CDS encoding PDR/VanB family oxidoreductase, which codes for MLSVIVDGLWREGDKSLAVRLVAENGAALPAWQPGAHIDVHLPCGLVRQYSLTGACEDEGYLICVGRETASRGGSRYVHETLRPGQKLTISTPRNLFPLVQAERVLLLAAGIGITPLFAMALQLKAAGTPFTLHYYVKNRESAAFVQELSKYGECIIHTLSPRSALAEHLPIPEAGLHAWVCGPAGFMEKVRNVAKTKGWDNAHIHSEAFQPAAPAAGHETGEIFTVKLASTGERWPVPADKTIAQVLQANGVDVPLSCEMGICGACLTPVIDGVVDHRDSVQSEAEKGATNQQVALCCSRSHSGELVIGL